In a genomic window of Melopsittacus undulatus isolate bMelUnd1 chromosome 1, bMelUnd1.mat.Z, whole genome shotgun sequence:
- the CTHRC1 gene encoding collagen triple helix repeat-containing protein 1: MPRTLPCAPGAAASVLLLLALLLAAAPPPGSSESPKGKQKALRQREVVDMYNGVCLQGPSGVPGRDGNPGANGIPGTPGIPGRDGLKGEKGECMRESIEESWTPNFKQCSWSALNYGIDLGKIAECTFTKMRSNSALRVLFSGSLRLKCKSACCQRWYFTFNGAECAGPLPIEAIIYLDQGSPELNSTINIHRTSSVEGLCEGINAGLVDIAIWVGTCSDYPRGDASTGWNSVSRIIIEELPK; the protein is encoded by the exons ATGCCCCGCACCCTGCCCTGCGCCCCGGGAGCCGCCGCctcggtgctgctgctgctggcgctgCTGCTGGCGGCAGCCCCGCCGCCCGGCAGCTCGGAGAGCCCCAAGGGGAAGCAGAAGGCGCTGCGGCAGCGGGAGGTGGTGGACATG taCAATGGTGTGTGCCTGCAAGGCCCCAGTGGCGTTCCTGGACGGGATGGAAACCCAGGAGCCAACGGGATCCCTGGGACACCTGGGATCCCAGGACGGGATGGGCTGAAGGGGGAGAAGGGCGAGTGCATGCGCGAGAGCATCGAGGAGTCCTGGACGCCCAACTTCAAGCAGTGTTCATGGAGTGCACTTAACTATGGCATCGATCTTGGGAAGATAGCA gAATGCACATTTACAAAGATGCGCTCCAACAGTGCTCTCCGTGTTCTCTTCAGTGGATCACTTCGGCTAAAATGCAAAAGTGCCTGTTGTCAGCGCTGGTACTTCACTTTTAATGGAGCAGAATGTGCTGGGCCACTTCCTATTGAAGCCATAATCTATTTAGATCAAGGAAGTCCGGAGCTGAATTCTACTATTAATATACACCGAACTTCTTCAG TGGAAGGTCTGTGTGAAGGGATCAATGCTGGTTTGGTGGACATTGCCATCTGGGTCGGGACTTGCTCAGATTATCCACGGGGAGATGCTTCTACTGGATGGAACTCAGTCTCCCGCATTATCATTGAAGAACTACCAAAATAA